A genomic stretch from Verrucomicrobiia bacterium includes:
- a CDS encoding ATP-binding protein: MAGGPEAEALQAALPAARQLAALAAQGWQSWCQVRSLQQQQEALNERLAQVTAACGLANAELSRAARLSDQFLANMSHELRTPLNTVLGMAQALQEGVMGPVNEDQMSYLQMIEKAGRQLLAMMTDILTLSKAGAGRLEVHPEMVALQALCQDCLHFVIQPARQKHMQISHQCDPRVPMLEADENILKQVLVNLLTNAVKFTPERGKVSLETVAEPERQAVAFVVRDTGIGIAPENMDRLFQPFVQLHDGLARQFSGTGLGLSLVYRLTDLHGGSVSVASTPGLGSTFTVRLPWTPAGAGGAGVAGAPLEGVAVLLVDDHERSLATAQKILADAGATVWVARQGAEALERAAEEKPDALVVDLQLAGMNGYALMKHIQANPRLRGLGMVAVSSLVLPGERERCLEAGAAALVERPLCAAMLVQAVQNALPTERHRAAASVTVQGT, translated from the coding sequence GTGGCCGGCGGGCCGGAGGCGGAAGCCTTGCAGGCGGCGCTGCCGGCCGCGCGCCAGTTGGCGGCGCTCGCGGCGCAGGGCTGGCAGTCGTGGTGCCAGGTGCGGAGTTTGCAACAGCAGCAGGAGGCCCTGAACGAGCGGCTGGCCCAGGTCACGGCCGCCTGCGGGCTGGCCAACGCGGAGTTGTCGCGCGCGGCGCGGTTGAGCGATCAGTTTCTGGCGAACATGAGCCATGAGCTGCGCACGCCCTTGAACACGGTGCTGGGCATGGCCCAGGCCTTGCAGGAGGGCGTCATGGGGCCGGTCAATGAAGACCAGATGAGCTACCTGCAGATGATTGAAAAAGCCGGCCGCCAACTGCTCGCCATGATGACCGACATCTTGACGCTCTCGAAGGCCGGCGCGGGCCGTTTGGAGGTCCACCCGGAGATGGTGGCCTTGCAGGCCCTCTGTCAGGATTGCCTGCATTTCGTCATCCAGCCGGCCCGGCAGAAGCACATGCAGATCAGCCATCAGTGTGATCCCCGCGTCCCCATGCTCGAGGCGGATGAAAACATCCTCAAGCAAGTGCTGGTCAATCTGCTGACCAACGCCGTGAAGTTCACTCCCGAGCGGGGGAAAGTTTCGTTGGAAACCGTGGCGGAACCGGAGCGCCAGGCGGTGGCGTTTGTCGTGCGCGATACCGGCATTGGCATCGCGCCGGAAAACATGGACCGTTTGTTTCAGCCGTTTGTCCAGTTGCACGACGGCCTGGCACGCCAGTTTTCCGGCACCGGGCTGGGCCTGTCGCTGGTGTACCGGCTGACCGATTTGCACGGCGGCAGCGTGAGCGTGGCCAGCACGCCGGGGCTGGGCTCCACCTTTACGGTCCGCCTGCCCTGGACGCCGGCCGGCGCCGGCGGGGCGGGGGTGGCCGGCGCGCCTCTGGAGGGCGTGGCCGTGTTGCTGGTGGATGACCATGAGCGCTCCCTGGCCACCGCCCAAAAAATCCTGGCCGACGCAGGCGCCACCGTCTGGGTGGCGCGACAGGGAGCCGAGGCCCTCGAGCGGGCGGCAGAGGAAAAACCGGATGCGCTGGTGGTGGACCTGCAGCTTGCCGGCATGAACGGCTACGCGCTGATGAAGCACATCCAGGCCAATCCCCGCTTGCGCGGGCTGGGCATGGTGGCGGTGTCCTCGCTGGTTTTGCCCGGCGAACGCGAGCGGTGTCTGGAGGCGGGGGCGGCGGCGTTGGTGGAGCGCCCGTTATGCGCCGCCATGCTGGTGCAGGCCGTGCAAAACGCGCTGCCGACAGAGCGGCACCGCGCCGCCGCAAGTGTGACGGTTCAGGGAACTTGA
- a CDS encoding MMPL family transporter has translation MKRAGLIAGLVVALLAVAGWTRLRWDADVLNTLPAQEPAVRGLQLHQRHFAAADELIVRVRAATEEEATDAARALALHLRQQTSQVASAWWQPPLEEAPSALAALVAEAWLHAPPERVERLRAELAPDALPARLAAARERLATSLTPSELARLSYDPLELSHLLEAAVPVLGEESAGAAGFQSPDGRSRFVWVKARVPLRGYCECRAWLNQMQALIHAWRQAHDPPTALEIGFTGRPAFMAEIGGGMERDLAGPALGTLAIIGALFFAVHRAWRPLLWLIALLVLNFVLTLGLGGWLFGSMNVVSLGFAAILMGLAADYAIVLLQEARTHPGLPVEEVQRRTRAAIFWSAATTAGAFLLLNFSGLPGLGQLGTLVAMGIALAAVLITCLYLPPLQRALVAAKSPPSPSAVPSAPRVSRAPVRLWASAILGCLCALVLISAGPPPFQRTTEALRPKHSPAYAVWNEFKQATSAGHEPLLLLLQATSATELYEAAQALRRQGDALAARGVIRGMNLPLELVMDAPWRSTNTHTLLPLAAHREALLSAAAQTGFTTNALALTLQVLDYWAGAGDTAPAALPAAVLWLRDRCYAFHEGRRVLLGVIHPTDAATPDDLNFHAPASTPVEMYVTNWEWMGGRLAALMTRELPWLLAAIGGMVLLALGLAFRSWRELVLSLAALLFSLLLLLAWMRVAGWPWNMMNLMALPLILGLGVDYCLHLLLGLQRHGGDWRATHQAVGRALLLAGATTVAAFGSLGFSSNAGVASLGQITATGVTACLITALVFLPAWESWSRQPAGRP, from the coding sequence ATGAAGCGGGCCGGGTTGATTGCGGGTTTGGTGGTAGCGCTGCTGGCCGTGGCCGGCTGGACCCGTCTGCGCTGGGATGCCGACGTGCTCAACACCCTGCCCGCGCAGGAGCCGGCGGTGCGGGGGCTGCAACTGCACCAACGCCATTTCGCCGCGGCCGACGAGCTGATCGTGCGCGTGCGCGCCGCCACGGAGGAGGAGGCCACCGACGCCGCGCGCGCGCTGGCGCTGCACCTGCGGCAGCAGACCTCGCAGGTGGCCAGCGCGTGGTGGCAGCCGCCGCTGGAGGAAGCCCCCTCCGCCCTGGCGGCCCTGGTGGCGGAGGCCTGGTTGCACGCCCCGCCGGAGCGCGTGGAGCGTTTGCGCGCAGAGCTGGCACCCGACGCTTTGCCGGCCCGCCTGGCCGCGGCCCGCGAGCGGCTCGCCACGTCCTTGACTCCCTCCGAGCTGGCGCGACTGAGTTACGATCCGCTGGAGCTGTCACACCTCCTCGAGGCAGCCGTGCCGGTTTTAGGTGAGGAGTCCGCCGGTGCGGCGGGCTTTCAATCGCCGGACGGGCGCTCGCGTTTTGTGTGGGTGAAGGCCCGCGTGCCGCTGCGCGGTTATTGCGAGTGCCGCGCCTGGCTGAATCAAATGCAGGCGCTCATTCATGCTTGGCGTCAAGCCCACGACCCGCCGACCGCGCTGGAGATCGGATTCACCGGCCGCCCGGCTTTCATGGCGGAAATTGGCGGGGGCATGGAGCGCGATCTGGCCGGGCCAGCGCTGGGGACGCTGGCCATCATCGGCGCCCTCTTCTTTGCAGTTCATCGCGCCTGGCGCCCCTTGCTGTGGCTGATTGCCCTGCTGGTGCTTAACTTTGTTTTGACCCTGGGGCTGGGGGGCTGGCTGTTCGGCAGCATGAACGTGGTGAGCCTCGGCTTCGCCGCCATCCTCATGGGGCTGGCCGCCGATTACGCCATTGTGCTCTTGCAGGAGGCGCGCACCCATCCCGGCCTGCCAGTCGAGGAAGTTCAGCGGCGAACGCGTGCGGCCATTTTCTGGTCGGCAGCCACGACGGCCGGGGCCTTTCTGCTGCTCAACTTCAGCGGCCTGCCGGGCCTCGGCCAACTGGGAACGCTCGTGGCCATGGGCATCGCGCTGGCGGCGGTGCTGATAACCTGCCTTTACCTGCCGCCCCTGCAGCGGGCGCTGGTCGCGGCCAAATCGCCTCCTTCGCCATCCGCAGTGCCGTCGGCGCCGCGAGTCTCCCGGGCCCCGGTGCGGTTATGGGCCTCGGCAATCCTGGGGTGCTTATGCGCGCTGGTTTTGATATCTGCTGGACCACCCCCCTTTCAACGCACCACCGAGGCCCTGCGTCCCAAACACAGCCCCGCCTACGCGGTTTGGAATGAGTTCAAACAGGCCACCAGCGCCGGCCACGAGCCTTTGCTGCTGCTGCTCCAGGCCACCTCGGCCACAGAGTTGTACGAGGCGGCTCAGGCCCTACGCCGCCAGGGGGATGCCCTGGCTGCGCGGGGGGTCATCCGCGGCATGAATCTCCCGCTGGAGCTGGTGATGGATGCCCCCTGGCGCTCGACCAACACGCACACCTTGCTGCCTTTGGCAGCCCACCGCGAGGCATTGCTGTCCGCCGCCGCTCAAACCGGCTTCACCACCAATGCCCTGGCATTGACCCTCCAAGTGCTCGACTACTGGGCCGGAGCGGGCGACACCGCGCCTGCCGCCTTGCCGGCGGCCGTCCTCTGGCTGCGGGATCGTTGCTACGCCTTCCACGAAGGCCGGCGCGTGTTATTGGGCGTGATTCATCCGACGGACGCGGCCACGCCTGACGATTTGAACTTCCACGCGCCGGCTTCCACGCCGGTGGAAATGTACGTGACCAACTGGGAATGGATGGGCGGGCGGCTGGCCGCGCTGATGACGCGGGAACTGCCCTGGCTGCTGGCCGCCATCGGGGGAATGGTGCTGCTCGCGTTGGGGCTCGCCTTTCGGTCCTGGCGCGAACTGGTGCTGAGCCTGGCCGCCTTGTTGTTCAGCTTGCTGCTCCTCCTGGCCTGGATGCGGGTGGCAGGCTGGCCGTGGAATATGATGAACTTGATGGCCCTGCCGCTGATTTTGGGATTGGGCGTGGATTATTGTCTGCATCTGCTGCTGGGATTGCAGCGCCACGGTGGCGATTGGAGGGCCACGCATCAGGCCGTGGGCCGGGCGCTGCTCCTGGCCGGCGCAACCACCGTGGCGGCCTTTGGCTCGCTGGGCTTCTCCTCCAACGCCGGCGTGGCCAGTCTGGGCCAAATCACCGCCACCGGGGTGACGGCCTGTCTAATAACCGCCCTCGTCTTCCTGCCGGCCTGGGAAAGTTGGAGTCGCCAGCCTGCTGGCCGGCCTTGA
- a CDS encoding ATP-binding protein, producing MAMPLNGKVLIVDDDSYVCATMEALLKNEGHQLIFASSGAEGQAKALSERPDVILLDVMMPEMDGYEVCRRLKADPATAAIPVLLVTALTERKERLKGIEAGANDYLTKPIDAQDLRLRVRNAIYTRKLYDQLQQSFEQLKELEALRDNLTHMIVHDMRSSLGSVLGFAQLLKASAKNKLDEREANFLNKVERNTNLLLDMVISLLDISRLEAGQMPLRMNPCNVYDLARAAIQPLEALLGSRTIDVERPNSPITVICDIDLTRRVLANLVGNAIKYTGDDGKILVQFERLPQAVKVKVVDNGPGIPKEQHKKIFEKFSQARSEQRSLGVGLGLAFCKLAVEAHGGTIDVESDVGRGSTFWFVLPEKPAETAAQVVKVT from the coding sequence ATGGCTATGCCATTAAACGGAAAAGTGTTGATCGTGGACGATGACTCGTATGTGTGCGCCACGATGGAGGCGCTGCTCAAGAATGAGGGGCACCAGCTCATCTTTGCCTCCAGCGGCGCCGAGGGCCAGGCCAAGGCGTTGTCCGAACGGCCCGATGTCATCCTCCTCGACGTGATGATGCCGGAGATGGACGGTTATGAGGTGTGCCGGCGGTTGAAAGCCGATCCTGCCACCGCCGCCATCCCGGTGCTGCTGGTCACGGCGCTGACCGAACGCAAGGAGCGCCTGAAGGGCATTGAGGCGGGCGCCAATGATTACCTGACCAAGCCCATTGACGCCCAGGATTTGCGGCTCCGGGTGCGCAACGCCATTTACACGCGCAAACTCTACGATCAGCTCCAGCAAAGTTTTGAGCAGCTCAAGGAACTGGAGGCGCTGCGCGACAATCTGACCCACATGATCGTGCATGACATGCGCTCCTCCCTGGGCAGCGTGCTGGGGTTTGCGCAACTGCTCAAGGCCTCCGCAAAGAACAAACTCGATGAGCGCGAAGCCAATTTTCTCAACAAGGTGGAGCGCAACACCAATCTCCTGCTGGACATGGTGATCTCGCTGCTCGATATCAGCCGCCTGGAGGCCGGCCAGATGCCCTTGCGGATGAATCCGTGCAACGTGTACGACCTGGCCCGGGCCGCCATTCAACCCCTGGAGGCGTTGTTGGGCAGCCGCACCATTGACGTGGAGCGCCCCAACTCGCCCATCACGGTGATTTGCGACATTGACCTCACCCGCCGCGTGTTGGCCAACCTCGTAGGCAACGCCATCAAATACACCGGGGACGACGGCAAAATCCTCGTCCAGTTCGAGCGCCTGCCTCAGGCGGTCAAAGTCAAAGTCGTGGACAACGGACCCGGCATCCCGAAGGAGCAGCACAAAAAGATTTTTGAAAAATTCAGCCAGGCCCGCTCGGAGCAGCGCAGCCTGGGTGTAGGCTTGGGCCTGGCCTTTTGCAAGCTGGCCGTGGAGGCCCACGGCGGCACCATTGATGTCGAAAGCGACGTCGGCCGGGGCAGCACCTTCTGGTTTGTTCTGCCCGAAAAACCGGCCGAGACCGCCGCTCAGGTGGTCAAGGTTACTTGA
- a CDS encoding GntP family permease, whose product MTVLLAQTTAAPAPGLWPLAVLGISVGVIIVLITRLRVHPFLALIAAAMTAGLLAERLPGARPRGEPPPLPATAATEGAKPAKPPPSHWVAAVELTTREFGNTAGKIAIVIGLASIIGMCLMESGAADKVVRRFLALFGERHVSLALLGATYFLSIPIFFDTMFMLMVPLAKALRLRTGKDYLLYVMAICSGGMVTHSLTVPHPGPLAMVDNLKVDVGMSIVAGVLIGLLPAVVGWAVARWINGRMEVPLRETPDAPLAELEAIVAKPESELPPFWLAVMPVILPIALISGASFFEVAGGSFPRLVAWLGAERFAQAQQWAEFIGNRNVALGLGAIIALAILAWQRRFGFRDIEQRLAAPMLTAGVIILITSAGGAYGLMLKNAGVGDAVKELVAGKNVNLIFLAWLVAWVIRVAQGSATVAMLTASAMVYPMMDPATNPPLPFHPLYIFCAIGFGALSTSWMNDSGFWVVSRLSGMTETETLKSWTVMSTVIAVAGLLLVWLLAKVLPFAPKALAVAT is encoded by the coding sequence ATGACGGTTTTACTTGCGCAAACAACGGCGGCGCCGGCGCCGGGCTTGTGGCCTTTGGCGGTGCTGGGCATTTCAGTGGGGGTGATCATTGTGTTGATCACCCGGTTGCGGGTGCATCCGTTTCTGGCGTTGATTGCCGCGGCCATGACGGCCGGGTTGCTGGCCGAGCGGCTCCCCGGCGCCCGGCCCCGGGGGGAGCCGCCGCCCCTGCCCGCCACGGCGGCCACCGAGGGCGCTAAACCGGCGAAACCACCGCCAAGCCACTGGGTGGCGGCCGTGGAATTAACGACGCGTGAGTTTGGCAATACGGCGGGCAAAATCGCCATCGTCATCGGCCTGGCCAGCATCATCGGCATGTGCCTCATGGAAAGCGGGGCGGCGGACAAGGTGGTGCGGCGGTTTCTGGCCTTGTTTGGCGAGCGCCATGTCAGTCTGGCGCTGCTGGGCGCCACCTATTTTCTCTCCATTCCCATCTTTTTCGACACCATGTTCATGCTCATGGTGCCCCTGGCCAAGGCGCTCCGGCTGCGCACGGGCAAGGATTACCTGCTCTACGTCATGGCGATTTGCAGCGGCGGCATGGTGACGCATTCGTTGACCGTGCCGCACCCAGGGCCGCTGGCCATGGTGGACAATTTGAAGGTGGACGTGGGCATGTCCATTGTGGCGGGGGTGTTGATTGGCCTCCTTCCGGCGGTCGTGGGGTGGGCGGTGGCCCGGTGGATCAACGGCCGGATGGAAGTGCCGCTGCGCGAAACCCCCGATGCGCCGCTGGCGGAGCTGGAGGCCATTGTGGCCAAACCGGAATCCGAGCTGCCGCCCTTCTGGCTGGCGGTGATGCCCGTGATTCTGCCCATCGCGCTGATCAGCGGGGCCTCCTTTTTCGAGGTGGCGGGCGGCAGTTTCCCCCGCCTGGTGGCGTGGCTGGGGGCGGAGCGTTTTGCCCAGGCCCAACAATGGGCCGAGTTCATCGGCAACCGCAACGTGGCGCTCGGCCTGGGAGCCATCATTGCGCTGGCCATTCTGGCATGGCAGCGCCGCTTTGGTTTCCGCGACATCGAGCAACGGCTGGCCGCCCCCATGCTCACCGCAGGCGTGATCATTCTGATCACCAGCGCGGGCGGCGCGTACGGGTTGATGTTGAAGAACGCCGGCGTGGGCGATGCCGTCAAGGAGCTGGTGGCCGGCAAGAATGTGAATCTAATTTTCCTGGCGTGGCTGGTGGCGTGGGTGATCCGCGTGGCGCAAGGCTCCGCCACCGTGGCCATGTTGACCGCCTCGGCCATGGTGTATCCGATGATGGATCCGGCCACCAACCCGCCGCTGCCGTTTCATCCGCTCTACATTTTCTGTGCCATCGGGTTTGGCGCGCTCTCCACCTCCTGGATGAACGACAGCGGCTTCTGGGTGGTCAGCCGCCTGAGCGGGATGACAGAGACCGAGACGCTGAAATCCTGGACGGTCATGTCCACCGTCATTGCCGTGGCGGGCCTGCTGCTGGTCTGGCTGCTGGCCAAAGTGTTGCCGTTTGCGCCCAAGGCGCTGGCAGTGGCCACCTGA
- the cmr4 gene encoding type III-B CRISPR module RAMP protein Cmr4 — MSENNPNVTNTGNNPNQQNKPMEEKILYLFTRTPLHVGAGASVGAIDQPIIRERHTGFPIIPATSLKGTFADEWNESQPGSKVERSDEGKWLFGETDANNAAAGAIQFTEAKLLAFPIRSAKGSFAWITCPLILRRAVRDGALKVELQGLRSPTDEKALYDGGNGSPIDLGGKIVLEEYTFTQGGALPNGLADAMAKLISDPVWAEVASRLIILSDGMMSFFVQNACEIAQHVRIDDATGTAATGALFNQENVPSETLFYSVVHFLQSRVRAGNYAGKTAADAAQAFGAKLGAQKVFQFGGDASTGLGYCTLKLA; from the coding sequence ATGAGCGAAAACAACCCTAACGTAACCAACACCGGCAACAACCCCAACCAACAAAACAAACCTATGGAAGAAAAAATCCTCTACCTCTTCACCCGCACTCCCCTGCACGTGGGGGCCGGCGCCAGTGTCGGCGCGATTGACCAGCCCATCATCCGCGAACGCCACACCGGGTTTCCCATCATCCCGGCCACCAGCCTCAAGGGCACTTTCGCCGATGAATGGAATGAATCCCAGCCGGGCAGCAAAGTCGAACGCAGCGACGAAGGCAAATGGCTCTTTGGTGAGACCGATGCCAACAATGCCGCCGCCGGGGCTATTCAGTTCACTGAAGCCAAACTTCTGGCCTTCCCTATTCGCTCCGCCAAGGGCAGCTTTGCGTGGATCACCTGCCCCCTCATCCTGCGCCGGGCCGTGCGGGATGGCGCGCTCAAGGTGGAGCTTCAGGGATTAAGATCCCCCACCGATGAGAAGGCTTTATATGATGGGGGTAACGGCTCCCCCATTGATTTGGGCGGCAAGATCGTGCTGGAGGAATACACCTTTACCCAAGGCGGCGCGCTGCCCAATGGCCTTGCCGATGCCATGGCCAAGCTCATCTCCGACCCTGTCTGGGCCGAAGTCGCCTCCCGCCTCATTATTCTCAGCGACGGCATGATGAGCTTTTTCGTCCAAAACGCCTGCGAAATTGCCCAGCACGTCCGCATTGACGATGCCACCGGCACCGCCGCCACCGGCGCGCTGTTCAATCAGGAAAACGTCCCCAGCGAAACCTTGTTTTACTCTGTCGTTCACTTTCTCCAGAGCCGCGTCCGGGCTGGCAACTACGCCGGCAAAACCGCTGCGGACGCCGCGCAAGCCTTTGGGGCAAAACTCGGAGCTCAAAAGGTCTTCCAGTTTGGCGGGGATGCCTCCACGGGCCTGGGCTATTGCACGTTGAAACTTGCCTGA
- the cas10 gene encoding type III-B CRISPR-associated protein Cas10/Cmr2, translated as MNHNAQPPIPGPDFWKRKLAAYLHDPPEKAYNFGPNHIERAEIHAASFGVAELWRNMAGNSDWTAAAADRFVFPHGNNLRENIGEDASPCFIHPMSGRAEKPALVQANFPSEEQAQQWLAEIRQDWTSDDAAVNFLRTWRKWSACAAEHHGGQNAGAKFLPYLPADTRVCDGTIWHHCAIVSALEATRIDENNLKSGLAPAFFLFQVSPVQEFIAQARSTRDLWSGSYLLSWLTMHAIKAVADRFGPDAIIFPSLKGQPLYDYLERRLGVMPETSNVLVPGIPNRFLAVVRADFDGNLAAQAFNDEWKRIAENCLHWLGDRQVHLPEGLFRAQVEHYWHIAWQLWPWQGVKEALKNLGKLPLGKSNPIHLAKIIAENIPAQHRDNRCYRDDQLDPGWAWSAHYQLCQHALDARRSLREFMGLPTNPQARPGHRDALSGKEEAVLSSDAIENLQNAEVSALFRHADPLGAANVIKRVWHKAYLARLQEINGGRYPCSLSRACKSFDSVPSVAAGQWLYNLKQRLEDNAELRADLVALSSNLHQVADNLKGVSVGSPIERDDSWQVLKWLEATEVEIFTDRFWQNHRGAIQGNEHIQAAAQQVHTLKQKHKLEEPPAYYAVLALDGDQIGKWLSGEKSPSVEKVISPRAAAYFAQQMPGTMTPEEQEAFNQAATEIAMPEGWQGAWPPQTVQEWIRAWLASPRPISPSWHLQFSEALANFGLYAARRIVEEVHHGQLIYAGGDDVLAMLPADEAVQCAKNLRAAFQGRRQDMTPRCQELFRENTPEGFLWLERPGKNDPSWPLLVPGPRMTVSVGLAIGHVKEPLQDMIAEAQKAEKRAKSAPEREVFDHHDTPPAPKWKAAEGWDRDALAVTLYKRSGETIRWGAKFGSPAFPLLEYFQTHFRDNPLDADTPPPISGRFPYRLAELLERYGLHTNTDTLRDIAAKEVAYVISRQTTEDANGAAHGAFNRATLQELCMNYLEHLAEFSWRRPREQQAALVPRPIGEFVNLFLIETFIRRQAD; from the coding sequence ATGAACCACAACGCCCAACCTCCCATCCCCGGCCCCGACTTCTGGAAACGCAAACTTGCCGCCTATCTCCACGATCCGCCAGAGAAGGCTTATAACTTTGGACCGAATCATATAGAGCGCGCAGAGATACATGCGGCAAGCTTTGGTGTGGCAGAATTGTGGAGAAACATGGCAGGCAACTCCGATTGGACGGCCGCTGCCGCAGATCGTTTTGTTTTTCCACATGGTAACAATTTAAGAGAAAACATCGGAGAAGACGCATCCCCTTGCTTTATCCACCCGATGTCCGGTCGCGCAGAAAAGCCCGCCCTTGTTCAAGCTAATTTTCCCTCCGAGGAACAGGCTCAGCAATGGCTGGCTGAGATTCGCCAGGATTGGACAAGCGACGATGCAGCGGTCAATTTCTTGCGCACCTGGCGCAAATGGTCGGCTTGCGCTGCGGAACATCATGGCGGGCAGAATGCAGGGGCCAAGTTTCTTCCTTATCTACCTGCCGACACCCGCGTTTGCGACGGCACCATCTGGCATCATTGTGCCATTGTGAGCGCCTTGGAAGCCACCCGTATAGACGAAAACAACTTAAAAAGCGGTTTGGCTCCCGCCTTTTTCCTGTTTCAAGTCAGCCCGGTGCAGGAGTTCATCGCCCAGGCGCGCAGCACACGGGACCTCTGGAGCGGAAGTTACTTGCTCTCCTGGCTGACAATGCATGCCATCAAGGCAGTGGCTGACAGATTTGGCCCCGATGCCATCATTTTCCCCAGCCTTAAAGGTCAGCCGCTTTATGACTACCTGGAGCGTCGCTTAGGAGTCATGCCCGAGACAAGCAACGTGCTTGTCCCCGGCATTCCGAATCGCTTTCTAGCTGTCGTGCGGGCGGATTTCGATGGCAATCTCGCCGCCCAAGCCTTCAATGATGAGTGGAAGAGAATTGCCGAAAATTGCCTGCATTGGCTTGGAGATAGGCAGGTACACCTGCCTGAAGGCCTATTCCGCGCACAAGTTGAACACTACTGGCACATCGCCTGGCAGCTCTGGCCCTGGCAAGGCGTGAAGGAGGCTTTGAAGAACTTAGGGAAACTACCTCTCGGTAAGAGTAATCCTATTCATCTGGCAAAAATCATCGCTGAAAATATTCCTGCTCAGCACCGGGACAACCGCTGCTACCGCGACGATCAACTCGATCCCGGCTGGGCCTGGAGTGCGCATTACCAGCTCTGTCAGCACGCGCTGGATGCCCGCCGGTCGCTGCGGGAATTCATGGGCCTCCCTACCAACCCTCAGGCCCGCCCCGGGCATCGCGATGCCCTAAGCGGAAAAGAAGAGGCTGTGTTGTCGAGCGATGCTATTGAAAACCTGCAAAACGCCGAGGTTTCAGCTCTTTTCCGGCATGCCGACCCGCTGGGAGCCGCCAACGTGATTAAGCGTGTCTGGCATAAAGCCTATCTGGCCCGGCTACAGGAGATCAACGGTGGAAGATATCCCTGCTCATTATCTCGCGCCTGCAAGAGTTTTGATTCTGTGCCCTCCGTGGCTGCGGGACAATGGTTGTACAACCTCAAACAACGCCTCGAGGACAATGCAGAGCTTCGAGCGGACCTAGTTGCCTTATCGAGTAATCTACATCAAGTCGCCGACAATCTGAAAGGAGTCAGCGTTGGCAGCCCCATCGAGCGCGATGACAGTTGGCAAGTTTTAAAATGGCTGGAGGCTACCGAGGTGGAAATTTTCACCGATCGCTTTTGGCAAAACCATCGAGGAGCCATCCAAGGCAATGAACATATCCAGGCGGCTGCTCAGCAGGTCCACACCTTGAAACAAAAACATAAACTGGAGGAACCGCCTGCCTATTACGCGGTACTGGCATTGGACGGAGACCAAATTGGCAAATGGCTGAGTGGAGAGAAGTCGCCTTCGGTAGAAAAGGTGATTAGTCCAAGGGCCGCCGCATATTTTGCCCAACAAATGCCCGGAACCATGACGCCGGAGGAGCAAGAGGCATTCAATCAAGCAGCCACAGAGATAGCCATGCCGGAGGGATGGCAAGGCGCGTGGCCGCCACAAACTGTGCAGGAGTGGATTCGAGCATGGTTGGCGTCACCGCGGCCCATCAGTCCGTCCTGGCACCTTCAGTTCAGCGAAGCGCTGGCCAACTTTGGCCTTTACGCCGCTCGCCGGATTGTCGAAGAGGTGCATCATGGCCAGCTCATTTACGCAGGAGGTGATGATGTCCTGGCCATGTTGCCGGCCGATGAAGCAGTCCAGTGCGCCAAGAATCTGCGTGCTGCCTTCCAAGGCAGGCGGCAGGACATGACACCCAGGTGTCAAGAACTTTTCCGTGAAAATACCCCTGAGGGTTTTTTATGGCTCGAAAGACCCGGCAAAAACGATCCGTCGTGGCCCTTGTTGGTGCCCGGCCCACGCATGACCGTCTCAGTCGGCCTAGCCATAGGGCACGTCAAGGAGCCGCTGCAGGACATGATTGCCGAAGCGCAAAAGGCCGAGAAACGCGCCAAGTCGGCTCCCGAGCGGGAAGTATTTGATCATCATGATACCCCCCCAGCACCAAAATGGAAAGCCGCGGAAGGATGGGATCGCGATGCCTTGGCCGTCACGCTCTACAAGCGCAGCGGCGAAACCATCCGTTGGGGCGCCAAGTTTGGTTCACCAGCCTTCCCCCTCTTGGAATACTTTCAGACGCATTTCCGAGACAACCCGCTTGACGCTGACACCCCACCTCCCATCAGCGGGCGCTTCCCCTATCGTCTGGCAGAGCTGCTGGAGCGTTACGGACTGCACACCAATACGGACACTCTTCGGGACATTGCCGCAAAGGAAGTGGCCTATGTCATCAGCAGGCAAACGACAGAAGACGCAAACGGCGCTGCCCATGGCGCGTTTAACCGGGCCACACTCCAGGAACTTTGCATGAATTACCTGGAACATTTGGCCGAGTTTTCCTGGCGCCGCCCTAGGGAGCAGCAAGCCGCGTTGGTCCCCCGCCCCATTGGTGAGTTTGTTAACCTGTTTTTGATTGAAACCTTCATCCGCCGACAGGCAGACTAA
- a CDS encoding DUF3568 domain-containing protein, with translation MKMHSWVIGLLCGVLLAGATGCVKTVDGRTKAAVPFGRDKIEGRYERTVAQVFEAAKGVLARLGTLNSEDTINKTLVAKVDTRNVWVKVREVDTRITSVTVQVRTRGGAGDIELAAQIEKEIALTLVNLK, from the coding sequence ATGAAAATGCATAGTTGGGTCATTGGTTTGCTTTGCGGGGTGCTCCTGGCGGGCGCGACCGGTTGCGTCAAGACGGTGGACGGCCGCACCAAGGCGGCAGTGCCGTTTGGCCGGGACAAGATTGAGGGCCGCTACGAGCGGACGGTGGCGCAGGTGTTTGAAGCCGCCAAGGGCGTTCTGGCCAGGCTGGGAACGTTAAACAGCGAGGACACCATCAACAAAACGCTGGTGGCGAAGGTGGATACGCGCAACGTGTGGGTGAAGGTGCGGGAGGTGGACACGCGGATTACCAGTGTCACCGTGCAGGTGCGGACCCGGGGCGGGGCTGGCGACATCGAGCTGGCCGCGCAGATTGAAAAGGAGATCGCGCTGACGCTGGTCAACCTCAAGTAA